From Schaalia sp. ZJ405, one genomic window encodes:
- a CDS encoding RidA family protein: MTLPSEKLAELGVELPEVVAPVAAYVPAVLDRGVVRTSGQIPVVGGEVVCIGAVGEDGADPDDAKDAARICALNALAAAADVAGGIDRLAGVVKVVGFVASRPNFYGQAGVINGASELFGEIFGTSHARSAVGVAALPLNCSVEVEVEFALREN; the protein is encoded by the coding sequence ATGACACTGCCGTCCGAAAAACTTGCTGAGCTGGGAGTGGAGCTTCCCGAGGTCGTTGCGCCCGTGGCTGCGTATGTTCCCGCGGTTCTTGACCGCGGTGTTGTACGGACTTCTGGGCAGATCCCCGTTGTCGGCGGTGAAGTCGTCTGTATCGGTGCTGTGGGCGAGGACGGAGCCGACCCCGATGACGCCAAAGATGCCGCGCGGATCTGCGCTCTCAATGCTCTTGCGGCTGCGGCTGATGTGGCAGGTGGGATTGACCGCTTGGCCGGCGTTGTCAAGGTTGTGGGATTCGTTGCTTCGCGTCCCAACTTCTATGGACAGGCCGGCGTCATCAACGGAGCATCGGAGCTATTCGGGGAGATTTTTGGCACCTCGCATGCGCGTTCAGCGGTGGGTGTTGCCGCCCTCCCCCTCAATTGTTCCGTCGAGGTCGAGGTCGAGTTCGCCCTCCGCGAGAACTGA
- a CDS encoding DUF2249 domain-containing protein, with protein sequence MVDTLPEAAPNGDHQTFKLVDAHATTSASGGGCGCGGHGHGEAEGHGNGGGCGCGGHGKGHGHGGGCGCGGHGKGHGHGHGHADAHPSETEVEELVVHSLPRIIRRALLFAAVDQLPVGENLVIRTPHQPDPLFEHLQQSESHYRVETLEAGPEAWRYRITRVS encoded by the coding sequence ATGGTTGACACTCTTCCCGAAGCTGCTCCCAACGGCGATCACCAGACGTTTAAGCTCGTCGACGCTCATGCGACGACCTCGGCATCGGGTGGCGGATGTGGCTGTGGCGGACACGGGCACGGTGAGGCCGAGGGTCACGGAAACGGTGGCGGTTGCGGCTGCGGTGGACACGGGAAGGGTCATGGACACGGCGGTGGCTGCGGTTGCGGCGGTCACGGTAAGGGCCACGGCCACGGACACGGACATGCCGATGCCCATCCCAGCGAAACCGAGGTCGAGGAACTGGTGGTCCACTCCCTCCCGCGGATCATCCGACGCGCCCTGCTCTTTGCCGCGGTTGATCAGCTGCCCGTGGGCGAAAACCTCGTGATCCGTACCCCGCATCAGCCCGATCCGCTATTTGAGCATCTCCAGCAGTCCGAATCGCACTACCGTGTTGAGACTCTGGAAGCCGGCCCCGAGGCGTGGCGTTACCGCATCACTCGCGTATCCTGA
- a CDS encoding SRPBCC domain-containing protein yields the protein METYEAEDAQVETDVDRVEADVVVAATQEAVWAVVSEPGWWMNDGPLDDHEVERDEDGVYHVEDPDAGEWLVEREDEDPMDMISFRWDPRASDELDSDQCTRIEISLSEEDGGTAVHIEESGISTLDSDEAVVRQIWENEQGMWEDALAQIAAHFA from the coding sequence ATGGAAACCTACGAAGCTGAAGATGCCCAGGTAGAAACCGATGTCGACCGCGTTGAAGCTGACGTTGTCGTCGCCGCCACACAGGAAGCAGTGTGGGCGGTGGTCTCTGAACCCGGGTGGTGGATGAATGACGGGCCGCTTGACGATCACGAGGTTGAGCGTGACGAAGACGGGGTTTACCACGTCGAGGATCCCGACGCCGGTGAGTGGCTGGTTGAACGTGAGGACGAGGACCCGATGGACATGATTTCATTCCGCTGGGATCCGCGAGCCTCCGATGAACTGGATTCGGATCAGTGCACGCGCATTGAGATTTCCCTGTCCGAAGAAGACGGCGGAACCGCAGTTCACATCGAAGAGTCCGGCATTTCGACCTTGGATTCAGACGAGGCTGTGGTCCGTCAGATCTGGGAAAACGAACAGGGGATGTGGGAGGACGCCCTCGCACAGATCGCCGCTCACTTCGCCTAG
- a CDS encoding YhgE/Pip domain-containing protein, which translates to MKTLWALCVSDIRRMTMNTVSVIIVIGLVVIPGIFTWFNVIANWDPFARTGNLKFAVANDDVGYRSDLVPITVNIGDQVINTLRANSQLDWAFTTTEEAIEGTKSGKYYAAVVIPEQFSEDMLTFFTRSTQATLTYYNNEKKNALTPKITGQGADTVSAEINQVFSQTLAETALDIGSQLAASIDTPETQQRLLAFDAKLTDFAYSLGNSATLLDSYAVILDSSGTLMDSSAKLLASTRSTASDARDTLANAAAGVSDVSSAISLSSTALSTALDQAANGYSSVATKVDDLVGGASATATDTARTLRDLSVTINTQATHIDQLTDHLTSVRDSLSASDPTGAHPAIANAVRSLNHLINSTNAAHSSLDALKSKLSDQADSIDAKVEVSDSDRKDIADLATQAKNAIEAIRSDFSSTVSPALDSVRSNTGSAASTLSEAAGDLRSAFSTVTSNGTSGAKQLDDIESALHEAAKNLRDTGDNLNTFHSRLSEALSSGDVDMLRDILGRDSAVFAATLAAPVTVTAHRVFAVDHFGSQMAPFYTFVPLWVGALLLVATLKTSVSRTRRAELGDPPAHILFLGHYGIFGLISLLQATFSLGGSLLFLEVDAVHPWLFMLSGWVSALVYSFFLYTVTVSFGNIGKAIGVIMLVIQITGSGGSYPLVMLPKPIQAISPFLPMTHSIDAIRAAIAGIYHADFWWSIGGLLAFIPPLLLLGLVLRRPLMRFNRWYVDKVEETRIIS; encoded by the coding sequence ATGAAAACACTGTGGGCACTGTGTGTTTCCGATATCCGACGGATGACAATGAACACGGTATCCGTCATCATCGTCATCGGACTCGTCGTCATCCCCGGAATCTTCACATGGTTCAACGTCATCGCGAACTGGGATCCCTTCGCTCGGACGGGGAACCTGAAGTTCGCGGTCGCTAACGACGACGTGGGCTACCGATCAGACCTGGTTCCCATCACCGTCAACATCGGTGACCAAGTCATCAACACCCTGCGAGCAAATAGCCAGCTCGACTGGGCGTTCACCACGACCGAGGAAGCCATCGAAGGAACAAAATCCGGGAAATACTACGCCGCGGTTGTTATCCCCGAGCAATTCTCTGAAGATATGCTCACATTCTTCACCCGGTCCACGCAGGCAACGCTGACGTACTACAACAACGAAAAGAAAAATGCGCTGACGCCGAAGATCACCGGACAGGGCGCGGACACGGTATCGGCCGAGATCAACCAGGTGTTCTCGCAGACTCTGGCGGAGACGGCGCTTGACATCGGATCCCAGCTGGCCGCCTCGATCGACACCCCCGAAACCCAGCAGCGCCTATTAGCATTTGATGCGAAACTCACCGATTTCGCATACTCATTGGGGAATTCTGCAACGCTTCTTGACTCATACGCCGTCATCCTCGACTCATCGGGAACGCTCATGGATTCCTCCGCCAAACTGCTGGCGTCAACGCGGAGCACGGCCTCGGATGCGCGCGACACTCTCGCCAATGCAGCCGCCGGAGTATCCGACGTGTCCTCGGCAATTTCCCTGTCATCGACGGCACTATCAACCGCCCTCGATCAGGCGGCAAACGGATATTCCTCCGTTGCGACGAAAGTTGACGACCTCGTTGGAGGTGCCTCAGCGACCGCCACCGACACTGCCCGGACCCTTCGTGACCTCAGCGTCACAATCAACACCCAAGCCACACACATCGACCAACTCACCGACCATCTCACATCGGTGCGGGATTCCCTCTCGGCATCCGACCCAACGGGTGCGCACCCCGCGATTGCCAACGCTGTTCGATCACTCAATCACCTCATCAATTCCACCAATGCCGCCCATTCCAGCCTCGACGCCCTGAAGTCCAAGCTGAGCGACCAGGCAGACAGTATCGACGCAAAAGTCGAGGTATCCGACTCAGACCGCAAGGACATTGCTGACCTCGCAACGCAGGCAAAGAACGCGATTGAGGCAATCCGTTCCGATTTTTCATCGACTGTCTCTCCCGCGCTGGACTCCGTTCGCTCAAACACCGGGTCAGCTGCCTCCACCCTGTCTGAGGCAGCTGGCGACCTGCGCTCCGCTTTCTCAACGGTGACGAGCAACGGGACTTCGGGGGCCAAACAGCTCGATGACATCGAATCCGCCTTGCACGAGGCCGCGAAGAACCTGCGCGACACAGGCGACAACCTCAATACCTTCCATTCGCGCCTATCTGAGGCGCTTTCTTCCGGAGACGTTGACATGCTCCGCGACATCCTCGGACGTGACTCCGCTGTTTTTGCTGCAACCCTCGCGGCTCCCGTAACCGTCACCGCGCATCGAGTTTTTGCGGTCGACCACTTTGGATCACAGATGGCACCCTTCTACACTTTCGTCCCACTGTGGGTCGGTGCTCTCCTTCTCGTCGCAACGCTGAAAACCAGTGTGTCACGGACACGTCGCGCTGAACTTGGTGATCCGCCCGCCCACATTCTCTTCCTCGGTCACTACGGAATCTTCGGGCTCATTTCCCTGCTCCAGGCAACGTTCTCACTGGGAGGCAGCCTTCTCTTCCTCGAAGTCGATGCCGTTCACCCGTGGCTCTTCATGCTCTCAGGCTGGGTGAGTGCTCTGGTGTATTCCTTCTTCCTGTACACCGTGACCGTGAGCTTTGGGAATATCGGCAAAGCCATCGGGGTCATCATGCTCGTCATTCAGATCACCGGTTCGGGCGGCAGCTATCCGCTGGTCATGCTCCCCAAACCCATCCAGGCAATCAGTCCCTTCTTACCGATGACTCACTCCATCGATGCGATCCGCGCGGCCATCGCGGGGATCTACCACGCTGACTTCTGGTGGTCGATCGGCGGACTGCTCGCCTTCATTCCACCGCTGCTCCTGCTCGGCTTGGTCCTGCGGCGCCCACTGATGCGCTTTAACCGCTGGTACGTTGACAAAGTCGAGGAAACGCGGATCATCTCCTAG
- a CDS encoding YhgE/Pip domain-containing protein, which translates to MSLSLPLFHGYFTLPPSLSEHKELRDSPHRDALGLHQDYPGKVIIVIFEVPMSSVRHILTRDIRRILRVPAAWVIIFGIIALPPLYAWFNIYGLWDPYGNTASITVDVVNEDRGASSDTVGDLDAGEKIVAQLRANHQLNWQFTKRSDAMDNVYSGRSYAAIIIPTNFSARLIGVIDGDQPRPTLDFYVNEKANALTPKITNAGMTTLDRQINDTFVSTAASVIAQATNSGAHTIDDFADQFTTKALDQLTQSLDAVTKIRNSGDTLIDTLDNISQAADDTRAALNSIEVAANDASTALATTGDLMDDASRALSDFSAKASTQLDTSSQTLTRMNMRAHSSVDGITSALSSANGYTSAAVSSLTSINSDLTQVLDDLKDLTDSANTLPGHDLSSLNSAVTELEETTAALGTTLGSLSDIHSDLQSTIDAASETSESLLTANTSAFQWLSTARSSVNSQAIPQMTSGLTSLSTSAGTLAGITSGQQSLIAQARLVLDQIDSVTSAAHRSVTATDNGLQSLQSQLSHMSTDISALHTSSVLAELTGGKDSLNTESIARFMASPTVLETENIFPVDSYGSGMAPLFTTISLWVGAFMLVVMLRVEVDDDGLESLEVTTSQKYLARFTLLAIFATIQAIVVAVGNLIIGVQMVSFLGFLATCVVTSFVDLSVIFALSTTFQHVGKGLCLALIMVQVPGASGIYPTEMLPPFFSLIEPIVPFTYSIRAMRETIAGFYGNEWLHMTLGMMIFALASFIIGLVIRPSLTNLNRMFSRQIAESGMVLGEDIHLPDRRFSIPQILSAFTDQDAYREHITERAQRFTHWYPKLIRGALIAGLAVPTLLVLAFSLTPDAQVATLATWLMWLLLIIGFLIVVEYVKDSLERQCELGNLTEEEIHSVLRGRRLRRARRTRPRPRPLRISATDAPVPPADNSDEDDDAKDTSDAAHATDDDETAEVTR; encoded by the coding sequence ATGTCATTGTCTCTCCCGTTATTCCACGGCTATTTCACGCTACCCCCGTCATTGTCCGAGCACAAAGAATTGAGAGACTCTCCTCATCGTGATGCCCTCGGACTGCACCAGGACTACCCTGGCAAGGTCATCATCGTCATCTTCGAGGTGCCCATGAGCAGCGTTCGACACATACTCACGCGCGACATCCGCCGGATTCTGCGCGTACCTGCCGCCTGGGTCATCATTTTCGGCATCATCGCTCTGCCCCCGCTGTATGCATGGTTCAACATCTACGGCCTGTGGGACCCCTACGGCAATACGGCAAGCATCACCGTTGACGTTGTCAACGAGGATCGTGGGGCATCCTCCGACACTGTCGGCGACCTTGACGCCGGTGAGAAAATTGTTGCCCAGCTACGGGCAAACCACCAGCTCAACTGGCAGTTCACGAAGCGCAGCGACGCGATGGACAATGTGTACTCCGGTCGAAGCTACGCCGCGATCATCATCCCCACGAACTTTTCGGCACGACTCATCGGTGTTATTGACGGCGACCAGCCACGACCCACACTGGACTTCTACGTCAACGAAAAAGCCAACGCCCTGACTCCGAAGATCACCAACGCCGGAATGACCACACTTGACCGGCAGATCAACGACACATTCGTCTCCACCGCCGCATCGGTCATCGCACAGGCCACGAACTCCGGTGCCCACACGATCGACGACTTTGCGGATCAATTCACCACGAAGGCACTGGATCAACTCACGCAATCCCTCGACGCAGTCACGAAGATCCGGAATAGCGGGGACACGCTGATCGACACGCTCGACAACATTTCCCAGGCCGCCGATGACACGCGTGCAGCTCTCAACAGCATCGAGGTCGCAGCTAACGACGCATCCACTGCACTGGCAACAACCGGTGATCTGATGGACGATGCTTCACGTGCCCTCTCGGACTTCTCAGCGAAGGCATCAACGCAGCTGGACACCAGCTCCCAGACGCTCACACGAATGAACATGCGGGCACACTCATCCGTTGACGGCATCACATCGGCGCTGAGTTCGGCCAACGGTTACACATCCGCTGCCGTGTCATCCCTGACCTCCATTAACTCCGATCTCACGCAGGTCCTTGACGACCTCAAAGACCTCACTGACTCGGCGAACACTCTCCCCGGTCATGACCTGTCGTCGTTGAACTCGGCAGTCACCGAGCTTGAAGAAACAACGGCTGCACTGGGAACAACCCTGGGATCACTGTCAGACATCCACTCAGATCTCCAGTCAACAATTGACGCGGCCTCGGAAACATCAGAATCACTTCTGACGGCAAATACTTCCGCGTTCCAGTGGCTCTCCACGGCCCGCTCGTCGGTCAACTCCCAGGCGATCCCCCAGATGACGTCCGGTCTGACATCTCTGTCAACCAGTGCAGGCACACTTGCGGGGATCACCTCGGGCCAACAGTCCCTCATCGCGCAGGCACGCCTCGTCCTCGACCAGATCGACTCCGTGACCTCCGCAGCGCATCGCTCGGTGACAGCTACGGACAACGGTCTTCAATCTCTTCAATCACAGCTGTCGCACATGTCGACGGATATTTCCGCATTGCATACATCCAGCGTCTTAGCGGAGCTCACAGGTGGGAAAGATTCCCTCAACACCGAATCCATTGCCCGATTCATGGCATCACCAACCGTCTTAGAAACAGAAAACATCTTCCCCGTTGACTCCTACGGTTCAGGAATGGCTCCCCTGTTCACCACGATCTCTTTGTGGGTTGGCGCATTCATGCTGGTCGTCATGCTCAGGGTCGAGGTCGACGACGACGGCCTCGAGAGCCTAGAGGTCACCACAAGTCAGAAGTACCTGGCTCGTTTCACCTTGCTCGCGATCTTCGCAACGATCCAGGCAATTGTTGTGGCCGTCGGCAACCTCATCATTGGCGTGCAAATGGTGTCCTTCCTCGGATTCCTCGCCACATGTGTCGTCACGTCATTCGTTGACCTGTCGGTGATTTTTGCCCTGTCAACAACGTTCCAGCACGTCGGCAAAGGACTGTGCCTCGCTCTCATCATGGTTCAGGTTCCGGGGGCATCCGGGATCTACCCAACGGAAATGCTCCCGCCGTTCTTCTCACTGATCGAACCGATCGTTCCATTCACGTATTCGATCCGCGCAATGCGTGAAACCATCGCCGGTTTCTACGGTAACGAGTGGCTACACATGACCCTTGGCATGATGATCTTCGCGCTGGCGTCATTCATCATCGGACTGGTGATCCGCCCGTCCTTGACGAATCTCAACCGCATGTTCTCCCGACAAATCGCCGAATCCGGCATGGTCCTCGGTGAAGACATCCACCTTCCGGATCGTCGATTCTCGATCCCCCAGATCCTTTCCGCATTCACCGACCAAGATGCCTACCGGGAGCACATCACCGAACGCGCCCAACGTTTCACCCACTGGTATCCGAAACTCATCCGCGGTGCCCTCATCGCCGGTCTCGCTGTTCCCACTCTTCTCGTCCTCGCGTTCTCCCTGACACCCGACGCCCAGGTTGCCACTCTCGCCACATGGCTCATGTGGCTCCTGCTGATCATTGGTTTCCTCATCGTTGTTGAATACGTCAAGGACTCCCTTGAACGCCAATGCGAATTGGGGAACCTCACTGAGGAAGAAATCCACAGTGTCCTGCGTGGACGGCGACTCCGCCGAGCACGTAGGACGCGCCCTCGTCCTCGTCCCCTGAGAATCTCCGCGACGGACGCACCCGTCCCGCCCGCCGACAACAGTGACGAGGACGACGACGCCAAAGACACCAGCGATGCCGCGCACGCAACCGACGACGATGAAACGGCGGAGGTCACCCGATGA
- a CDS encoding amino acid permease: protein MTSDNKTPPSCADARKLTEGTSAQVGHAPNLQRSLENRHIQLIAVGGAIGTGLFMGSGKTIAISGPSILLVYMIIGAVLFLFMRAMGELLLSDRRYTTFADITRDLIGPWAGFVTGWTYWTCWVVTGVADMIAITGYIRYWWPGTPAWIPIVAMTVLLFTLNAMTVAAFGETEFWFALIKIVAILALVVVGIGMVVLAVPTAGGETAAVSHLWNRGGFFPTGLSGFLGGFQIAIFAFVGVELVGTTVAETSDPDKTLPKAINSIPIRIMIFYVAALAAIMMVTPWNEVDPNTSPFVTMFSFTGLGAAATVVNFVVLTSAASSANSGIYSTSRMLFSLAGRGDAPGVFNRLSRHHVPRNALFLSCVFLLSGIIIMEFGESLSDAFTLVTSMSATLFMGVWVMITVSYLIYVKKRPHLHKESTFRAPGGVVSAWVVLVFMGLMVVVLSLRSDTRTGLLASIGWCVFITVASLIHRHRSLARARAKAYSVSASRTRGIGEAESSSSMQHDNDGKNVTDGVD from the coding sequence ATGACATCGGACAATAAAACACCGCCGAGTTGCGCAGATGCGAGGAAACTCACGGAGGGAACATCTGCTCAGGTGGGACACGCCCCCAACCTTCAGCGCAGCCTTGAGAACCGTCATATTCAGCTCATCGCCGTCGGCGGAGCAATCGGTACCGGCCTGTTCATGGGATCGGGGAAGACCATCGCTATTTCGGGTCCGTCGATTCTCCTGGTGTACATGATCATCGGTGCTGTCCTCTTCCTTTTCATGCGCGCAATGGGTGAGTTGCTCCTCTCCGACCGTCGCTACACAACGTTCGCCGATATTACGCGCGACCTCATTGGCCCGTGGGCGGGATTCGTCACCGGGTGGACATACTGGACATGCTGGGTGGTCACCGGCGTTGCCGACATGATCGCGATCACCGGATACATTCGCTACTGGTGGCCAGGCACTCCCGCGTGGATCCCCATCGTTGCGATGACCGTTCTCCTCTTCACACTCAACGCGATGACTGTGGCGGCATTCGGTGAGACAGAATTCTGGTTCGCTCTGATTAAGATCGTTGCGATCCTCGCCCTCGTTGTCGTGGGAATCGGCATGGTCGTCCTGGCGGTCCCCACCGCTGGCGGTGAAACTGCTGCCGTGTCTCACCTGTGGAATCGAGGAGGATTCTTCCCCACGGGGTTGAGCGGATTCCTCGGGGGTTTCCAGATCGCAATTTTCGCCTTTGTGGGTGTTGAACTTGTGGGCACGACCGTTGCGGAAACCTCGGACCCGGACAAGACCCTGCCTAAAGCCATCAACTCCATTCCGATCCGCATCATGATTTTCTATGTCGCAGCCCTGGCAGCGATCATGATGGTGACACCGTGGAATGAGGTTGACCCGAACACCTCGCCGTTCGTCACGATGTTTTCTTTCACCGGCCTGGGAGCCGCAGCAACCGTCGTGAATTTTGTTGTTCTCACCTCGGCTGCGTCCTCGGCGAACTCGGGAATCTACTCAACGTCTCGGATGCTTTTCAGTCTCGCGGGGCGAGGCGACGCTCCCGGAGTGTTCAACCGCCTGTCGCGTCACCATGTGCCGCGCAACGCCCTGTTCCTGTCGTGCGTGTTCCTCCTGTCGGGCATCATCATCATGGAATTTGGTGAGTCACTGTCGGACGCGTTTACTTTGGTGACGTCCATGTCGGCGACCCTGTTCATGGGTGTGTGGGTGATGATTACCGTTTCCTACCTGATCTATGTGAAAAAACGGCCACACCTGCACAAAGAGTCAACATTCCGCGCACCCGGAGGCGTGGTGAGCGCGTGGGTTGTCCTCGTGTTTATGGGACTGATGGTGGTTGTCCTGTCGCTTCGTTCGGATACGAGGACGGGGCTGCTGGCTTCCATTGGGTGGTGCGTGTTCATCACCGTCGCGTCTCTTATTCATCGTCATCGTTCATTGGCGAGGGCGAGGGCGAAGGCTTACTCCGTGTCCGCTTCACGAACGAGAGGCATAGGGGAAGCAGAGTCGTCCTCGTCAATGCAGCATGACAACGATGGGAAGAACGTCACCGACGGGGTAGACTGA
- a CDS encoding ECF transporter S component, with product MADTTPHPSVPRVHAHEASAGRKPDNPGHAGEGPEHSTQPSLKWRVVDIVTAAVLGVTCAVIIFVWNQIYGLGGGVIGAALPGLEGVFLGGWLLGGTLGALIIRKPGAALFVEVVAAALEAAIGSQFGPTVVLSGLAQGFGVEIVFAILLYRRYTALTATLSGAVSGLCAWGLELFMYAYIEKGPAFIFTYLVCCVISGALLAGLGGWAVTRGLARTGALDRFAAGREVRTRV from the coding sequence ATGGCCGACACAACACCGCACCCATCAGTCCCCCGAGTTCACGCACATGAGGCAAGCGCTGGGCGAAAGCCCGACAATCCTGGGCACGCAGGTGAGGGGCCGGAACATTCCACGCAACCGTCGCTTAAGTGGCGCGTTGTCGATATTGTCACCGCAGCCGTCCTGGGAGTGACCTGCGCTGTCATCATTTTCGTCTGGAACCAGATCTACGGACTCGGCGGAGGCGTCATCGGTGCGGCACTGCCTGGCCTTGAGGGAGTGTTCCTCGGTGGCTGGCTGCTCGGTGGAACCCTGGGGGCGCTGATCATCCGTAAACCCGGTGCCGCCCTCTTTGTCGAGGTCGTTGCCGCAGCTCTTGAGGCAGCGATCGGCTCGCAATTCGGGCCGACGGTTGTGCTGTCGGGCCTTGCTCAGGGATTCGGCGTGGAAATTGTCTTCGCGATTCTCCTGTATCGCCGCTACACCGCACTGACGGCCACACTGTCAGGGGCAGTGTCGGGCCTGTGTGCCTGGGGCCTGGAACTGTTTATGTACGCCTACATTGAAAAAGGTCCGGCTTTTATTTTCACCTACCTCGTGTGCTGCGTGATCTCGGGTGCCCTGCTTGCGGGTCTTGGAGGTTGGGCGGTGACTCGAGGCCTTGCACGCACCGGTGCGCTTGACCGCTTCGCCGCAGGACGCGAGGTTCGCACGCGTGTCTGA